GACAAAATGATCCACACACAACGACGTCGTTTGGAGGGCTCAAACGCAGCCGTTTAATGTAGCTGAAGCTTAAAACATCCCAAAAGCCGACGAACACAGAGAGAGACTGAAGCGACGAAGTTTGAACATCCAACAATGGGTAAAGTTTCTtactttaatttcgaaattgttTCGGAGAGTGTCTGTTTGATTTGGTGAAGGTGTGTTTGGCTGCAGATGaggaaagagaaggagaagtgAAGGAAGGAGTAGCGTCAATAGCTTTATTGCCATGTGGTTCCATCTCTGGCCATTTCATTCACACGCCTCTCTCCATCTGCTATGGCCTCCATGGCACTGGTACTCTCTTTTAATAGTCTTTTTTTAGTGTGCACAAAATGATCTTTTTGTTTGGTGAGTCTTTTTTGCAATTACAAAATGTGTTCTTGTTATCCATTTAGCTTCGGTTTGATCAAAAATGGTTTGGTCCTGAAGCATGTTAATAATTAAAAGTTTATCAAACTAAGACTTAATCATGTACTAGTTAGAACCTTTTGATACTAGGATTGGTTGAACATGATATAAATTAGCTTAGGAGCGTCAAAGGAGGTGATCTAAAATTGCCTTGGAATCTTCATACTATTGCACGCTTCTGCGTTTTGTTGTATGAttgatattttctttctatTTCCAAAGAACTGGCTTGCGAGACTGAGTGCAGCCGCGGTGAGGATTATCGGTTGATCAAGCTCACCATCATTGACTTCAACGTATGACTTTACCGCTTCTAACCCTTTAACACAGTTTGTATTGAGCTTGTTCCTGACTTTGCTTCCTGTGATATTTCATGAAATATAAGAGTAAAAAGGAACAAACAGTTGTAGTTGAGTGCAAAGGTCACGATGCTGCTCGAATTAATAATGTCGAGCATGCTCACGGGTAAGTCAAAATTAAGTTGAATATAAAACGCCATTCTATGTGATTctgttaaataaatataactgAGCTCTATGTTTATCACTTTTGTCTTTAAAAAGGTGGGAGGAAGATGTGATAGGATTAGTCGAACAAaaacatgggaagaagaaaGTTTCTGTTTCGTTCGAGTGTGAGACACTGAAGGCAGATAAAGCAGCAGAGGACCACATCAGACAGTTCATGCCCAAATTAGCTGGACTTGATGCTGTTAGTAAGTATAACCAACTATCTCCTTCTTGTTACCATCTCATTATCATCATGGTTTCTTTGCTTTGTTGGATCAACACAATCTAAATGACTGCAAT
This genomic interval from Brassica napus cultivar Da-Ae chromosome A6, Da-Ae, whole genome shotgun sequence contains the following:
- the LOC106349123 gene encoding uncharacterized protein LOC106349123, with the protein product MDEEREGEVKEGVASIALLPCGSISGHFIHTPLSICYGLHGTELACETECSRGEDYRLIKLTIIDFNSKKEQTVVVECKGHDAARINNVEHAHGWEEDVIGLVEQKHGKKKVSVSFECETLKADKAAEDHIRQFMPKLAGLDAVINIGPMKISGLDFAAVEDEHRN